The sequence GACGTTCTGCCCGAAGTGTTTGTATTTGAGGTTCCGGTACTTGTAATCGACTTTTTTAGGCTTCTGACCCAGGGCGTCGGGCGCCGGCGGTGGAAACGGGCTGTCGACATCGAGCTGAAAACCCGACATCAGATAGAGGTCATCCCACAGCTTGTTGCTGTAGTCCTGCCCATCTTTCATGGCCGGATGCAGCTGCCGCATCAGTTCGATCAGCACGTAGGCCTGTCGCGTCCGTTTCTCGCGGTCGTCGATGGTGAGCAGGTAGTTCACCATTTTCTGGATGCTGCTACCGTACTCTTTTAAATGGATATTCTCCGAATTGAGGGATGCTGTCATAAATAAACGTTCAACGGGTCATGTCCAAAGTCTAAAGTTGTGTCATGCACGAACGCCTGCCTGGAGGCCATGCCACGTTGAACGTTAGACGTCAAACAGAAATTAGCTCACATACACCTCCTCATTTTTGAGGAAGTCCTGGTAGGTGGCAGCAAGGCCTTCGCGCAGGCCAATGCGGTGCTTGTAGCCCATATCGTGGAGGCGCGACACATCCATCAGCTTCCGGGGTGTGCCGTCAGGTTTATCGGTATTCCAGCGTAGTTCGCCTTCGAAACCAACCGTTTCCTTCACTAATTCGGCCAATTCCTTGATGGTTACTTCGTCGCCCGTACCTACGTTAACGAACTGTTCGCCATCATAATTATTCATCAGATACACGCAGGCCTCGGCGAGGTCATCGGCGTGCATGAATTCACGGAAAGGCGATCCTGTACCCCAAACTTCCACAAACTCCTGGTTGTTTACCTTCGCCTCGTGAAACTTCCGGATCAACGCCGGCAACACGTGTGAACCCTGCAAGTCGTAGTTATCATTGGGCCCGTAGAGGTTCGTGGGCATCGCCGACACGAAATTGGCGCCATACTGGCTCCGGTAGGCTTCACACAGCTTGATCCCCGCGATTTTGGCGATGGCGTAGGGCTCGTTGGTAGGCTCTAGAAAACCGCTCAGCAGGTAATCTTCTTTCAGCGGCTGCGGCGCCATTTTCGGGTAAATGCACGATGAACCCAGAAACAACAGCTTCTTTACGCCATTTTGGTAAGCGCTGTGGATGATGTTGGCTTCGATAATCAGGTTGTCGTAGAGGAATTCGGCCCGGTAAATATTGTTAGCCAGAATGCCACCAACTTTGGCAGCCGCCAGAAAGACATAGTCAGGTTTTTCATCGGCGAAAAACGTTGCCACCGCTTCCTGATTGCGCAGGTCCAGCTCAGATGAGGTGCGGGCTACAATGTTTTGATAACCATGAGCGTTGAGGTAACGGACAATTGCTGAACCGACCATGCCGCGGTGACCAGCTACATAAATTTTTGCGTCTTTTTCCACTGCTGAAGTGAGATAGCCGTATGCCCGTTTTGGCGTGGCCCTTTTTTTGTGAATCCGTTTCTGTATAAATACGTTGCACACCAGATCGGTAGCGCAACGATACAAAACTAACAAACTTCATCGGCCCAACGATTCCCTCCAACTCAGATACCCATTAAACCTGGTTCGTGCGGTCTCTTTAGCTCTATGTTTCGCGTATTTCTTTTACTTAGTGCCTGTTTTTCGGTCACGGCATCCCTGGCCCAAACCACAACGCCTTCTGCCCTGACCACGGCAGGCGGCCCCCCGGTGGCAGTGCCTGCCAAGCAAAAAGGGGGTTTCCTCAAAAAAGTGGCCAAGCAGGCAGGCGTGCCCGCCAGCGTAGTCAGCGATCCGCTCTCGACTACGTCATACGGCTTACCGGGCCTACCCAAAAAAGACTCAACCGGCGGGATGCTCAGTAGCGTGCTGGGCTCCGATGTGGTCGACCTGGGTCTGAAGATTAAATCGTTTACCAAGAAAAAAGACGACAAGCGCGCCAAAAAGAAAGTCTCGAAAACCGATTACGAAGGCCTGGCTATGATCCGGCAGTTTATCAAAATCGGTAGCGGCGATCGGACTGTCGTTGAGGAGTTTCATGTGCTCCGCGAATGGCAGGAACCGAGTAAGTATGTCCGTGAAGTATATGGCTATAACCCTAAAGAAAGCCGGATCAAGGTACTGAACAAGGACCTGGATAACGTGTATTTGCTTCACGGTCCGTACAAGCGTTACCAGAACGGTGATCTGGTGGAAGAAGGCCACTATTATGTCGGGACCAAAGATGGGCGCTGGGAAAAATACGACCCCAAGTTCATGCTCATCGATAAGGTACGTTACCACCGGGGCTTCCCGGCCGAGGCCCACATTACTTACTACGATTCGGCACACACGAAGGTCAAAGAAGTGATGCCCTACGAATACGGTAAGCTAAAGGGAACGTACCTGGCGTTTCATGCCAATGGGCAATTGGCCGAAGAGGGCAAGTACGACAATGGCGTAAAGGTTGGCCGCTGGACGGAATACTACCCCAACGCCACCCGCCGATTCCGCAAGCGTACGACGCAATACAGCCACGACCGTTGGGAGGTGCCATTCGACCCGTACACCCTCACGGAGTGGGAC comes from Fibrella aestuarina BUZ 2 and encodes:
- the fcl gene encoding GDP-L-fucose synthase, whose product is MEKDAKIYVAGHRGMVGSAIVRYLNAHGYQNIVARTSSELDLRNQEAVATFFADEKPDYVFLAAAKVGGILANNIYRAEFLYDNLIIEANIIHSAYQNGVKKLLFLGSSCIYPKMAPQPLKEDYLLSGFLEPTNEPYAIAKIAGIKLCEAYRSQYGANFVSAMPTNLYGPNDNYDLQGSHVLPALIRKFHEAKVNNQEFVEVWGTGSPFREFMHADDLAEACVYLMNNYDGEQFVNVGTGDEVTIKELAELVKETVGFEGELRWNTDKPDGTPRKLMDVSRLHDMGYKHRIGLREGLAATYQDFLKNEEVYVS
- a CDS encoding toxin-antitoxin system YwqK family antitoxin; translation: MFRVFLLLSACFSVTASLAQTTTPSALTTAGGPPVAVPAKQKGGFLKKVAKQAGVPASVVSDPLSTTSYGLPGLPKKDSTGGMLSSVLGSDVVDLGLKIKSFTKKKDDKRAKKKVSKTDYEGLAMIRQFIKIGSGDRTVVEEFHVLREWQEPSKYVREVYGYNPKESRIKVLNKDLDNVYLLHGPYKRYQNGDLVEEGHYYVGTKDGRWEKYDPKFMLIDKVRYHRGFPAEAHITYYDSAHTKVKEVMPYEYGKLKGTYLAFHANGQLAEEGKYDNGVKVGRWTEYYPNATRRFRKRTTQYSHDRWEVPFDPYTLTEWDEKGKVTYERPKDKVVDEEEESE